In a single window of the Pyramidobacter porci genome:
- a CDS encoding SPFH domain-containing protein, with protein MGLFKAIGGAMGDVLSDQWREYFYCDAMDRDVLVERGYKRKGKRGNNKGGDNIISNGSIISVADGQCMIVVDQGKVVELCAEPGEFVYDTSSEPSIFYGGLGHGLKESFKTIGKRISFGGEAPKEQRVYYFNTKEIMGNRYGTANPVPFRVVDSNIGLDIDIAIRCNGEYSYRITNPMLFYTNVCGNVNEVYTRDQIDSQLKTELLTALQPAFARLSEQGIRYSSLPAHTMEMAKALNDILSEQWGALRGIEIVAFGVNSVKASEEDEKMIKEMQRSAVLRNPNMMAAHLGQAQADAMRAAASNTATGPMFAFAGMNMASQAGGMNAANLFAMGAQQQSAAPAPQAAKPAPAAVPAGWKCGTCGHDGNRGKFCSECGAPQPAPAPAEGWTCPTCGHVNKGKFCPECGARKPAGEPLYKCDKCGWEPKDPHHPPKFCPECGDPFDENDNVAK; from the coding sequence ATGGGACTTTTCAAAGCGATCGGCGGCGCCATGGGAGACGTGCTTTCCGACCAGTGGCGCGAATACTTCTACTGCGACGCCATGGACCGCGACGTGCTCGTCGAACGCGGCTACAAACGCAAGGGCAAGCGCGGCAACAACAAGGGCGGCGACAACATCATCAGCAACGGTTCGATCATCTCCGTGGCCGACGGCCAGTGCATGATCGTCGTCGACCAGGGCAAAGTCGTCGAGCTCTGCGCCGAACCGGGCGAGTTCGTCTACGACACCTCCAGCGAGCCGAGCATCTTCTACGGCGGGCTCGGGCACGGCCTTAAGGAAAGCTTCAAGACCATCGGCAAGCGCATTTCCTTCGGCGGCGAAGCCCCCAAAGAGCAGCGCGTCTACTACTTCAACACCAAGGAGATCATGGGCAATCGCTACGGCACGGCCAACCCCGTCCCGTTCCGTGTCGTCGACAGCAACATCGGCCTCGATATCGACATCGCCATCCGCTGCAACGGCGAATATTCCTACCGCATCACCAACCCGATGCTGTTTTACACCAACGTCTGCGGCAACGTGAACGAAGTCTACACGCGCGACCAGATCGACAGCCAGCTCAAGACCGAGCTGCTGACGGCGCTGCAGCCCGCCTTCGCCCGTCTTTCCGAACAGGGCATCCGTTACAGCTCCCTGCCCGCTCACACCATGGAGATGGCCAAGGCGCTGAACGACATTCTCTCCGAACAGTGGGGGGCCCTGCGCGGCATCGAGATCGTGGCTTTCGGCGTGAATTCCGTCAAGGCGTCCGAAGAGGACGAGAAGATGATCAAGGAGATGCAGCGCAGCGCCGTGCTCCGCAATCCCAACATGATGGCCGCCCATCTCGGCCAGGCGCAGGCCGACGCCATGCGCGCCGCCGCCTCCAACACGGCGACGGGGCCGATGTTCGCCTTCGCGGGCATGAACATGGCCTCTCAGGCCGGCGGCATGAACGCGGCCAATCTGTTCGCCATGGGCGCGCAGCAGCAGAGCGCAGCCCCCGCCCCGCAGGCCGCGAAGCCGGCGCCGGCTGCCGTTCCCGCCGGCTGGAAGTGCGGCACGTGCGGACACGACGGCAATCGCGGCAAGTTCTGCTCGGAGTGCGGCGCCCCTCAGCCCGCGCCGGCTCCGGCCGAAGGCTGGACCTGCCCGACCTGCGGCCACGTCAACAAGGGCAAGTTCTGCCCCGAATGCGGCGCCAGAAAGCCCGCCGGCGAACCGCTCTACAAGTGCGACAAGTGCGGCTGGGAGCCCAAGGATCCCCATCATCCGCCCAAGTTCTGCCCAGAGTGCGGCGATCCCTTCGACGAAAACGACAACGTCGCCAAATAA
- a CDS encoding response regulator transcription factor gives MVRIMIVEDQTMVRDALKNSLDGVGDFRVIAAIADAALAELYCERTSPDLVLMDVCTENDSSGLDAAAAIKKRFPRVRVVMMTGLPEVTFVERAREAGADSFVYKDLGVDGLARVIRDTCAGKSVYPGRREEALNFGELTRREREVLVLICDGLSRREIAERLNITINSVKTHFSNILSKTGYESVAKLAIFAVSNGFINTKI, from the coding sequence ATGGTTCGAATCATGATCGTCGAGGATCAGACGATGGTGCGCGACGCGCTGAAAAACAGTCTGGACGGCGTCGGGGATTTCCGCGTCATCGCCGCCATCGCCGACGCGGCGCTGGCGGAACTGTACTGCGAGAGGACGTCTCCCGATCTTGTGCTGATGGACGTGTGCACCGAGAACGATTCCAGCGGTCTGGACGCGGCGGCGGCGATCAAGAAGCGTTTCCCGCGGGTGCGCGTAGTGATGATGACGGGGCTACCGGAGGTGACGTTCGTCGAACGGGCTCGCGAGGCGGGAGCCGACAGCTTCGTTTACAAGGATCTGGGCGTGGACGGCCTGGCCAGAGTGATCCGCGACACCTGCGCGGGCAAAAGCGTGTATCCGGGACGGCGCGAGGAAGCGCTCAACTTCGGCGAGCTGACGCGGCGCGAGCGCGAGGTGCTGGTGCTGATCTGCGACGGGCTGTCGCGGCGGGAGATCGCCGAGCGGCTGAACATCACGATCAACTCGGTGAAGACGCATTTCTCGAACATCCTTTCGAAAACGGGCTACGAGAGCGTCGCCAAGCTGGCGATCTTCGCCGTTTCCAACGGCTTCATCAACACGAAAATATGA
- a CDS encoding sensor histidine kinase codes for MSELLASGAFFRIALMGLAALALLFEVFLSLELGLQRERPGLRAARFAEFFIGFYLLGAFALLLTVHCRGYAGTEAVAPLAPWRWLAAVPLIFLGAVSRRPADLSGAFFAAASLPCFDRARFFAPLFVLGLLFFALRAAWRDARERRERRRSVTRASIKEALDRLPDGILFSDPAGRPVLANRQMLLLAETLTARPLRDGEAFWQALNGGALREGVERIALADALLFRAGGQSWEFSRRLLDVKGRAFSAIFAACVTETDRLTRELQKLHEELAARAEALREAGAALAAVKREQELARLQGRIHDMAGHRIYLMQQYLQRGGENLRDLGRFLPLISGLIDDLRADVTAPAARLLADLQRSFGFVGVELTVEGRLPRDERQAAALIKILREASTNAVKHAGAARVAARLERNARGLVMRVVNDGTAYDAAAPLRENQGLAGMRRLAAEAGGTLEIATSPRFTVTVKLPPEENEA; via the coding sequence ATGAGCGAACTGCTGGCGTCCGGCGCTTTTTTCCGCATCGCCCTGATGGGGCTGGCCGCTCTGGCGCTGCTGTTCGAAGTTTTTCTGTCGCTGGAGCTGGGCTTGCAGCGCGAACGTCCCGGCCTGCGCGCCGCCCGCTTCGCAGAGTTCTTTATCGGTTTCTATCTGCTGGGCGCGTTCGCGCTGCTGCTGACCGTCCACTGCCGCGGCTACGCGGGGACGGAGGCCGTCGCTCCGCTGGCGCCGTGGCGGTGGCTGGCCGCAGTCCCGCTCATCTTCCTCGGCGCCGTTTCGCGGCGGCCGGCCGATCTGTCCGGAGCGTTTTTCGCGGCGGCTTCGCTGCCCTGCTTCGACCGCGCGCGCTTTTTCGCGCCGCTGTTCGTCCTCGGGCTGCTGTTCTTCGCGCTGCGAGCCGCATGGCGCGACGCGCGCGAGCGGCGCGAACGCCGCCGTTCCGTCACGCGCGCGTCGATCAAGGAAGCCCTCGACCGGCTGCCGGACGGGATTTTGTTCAGCGATCCCGCCGGACGCCCCGTGCTCGCCAATCGGCAGATGCTGCTTCTGGCCGAAACGCTCACGGCCCGGCCGCTGCGCGACGGCGAGGCGTTCTGGCAGGCGCTGAACGGCGGCGCTCTTCGCGAGGGCGTCGAGCGGATCGCGCTCGCGGACGCACTGCTGTTCCGCGCCGGCGGCCAGTCGTGGGAATTTTCGCGCCGCCTGCTCGACGTGAAAGGGCGCGCGTTCAGCGCGATTTTCGCCGCCTGCGTGACCGAGACCGACCGGCTCACGCGCGAGCTGCAAAAGCTTCACGAAGAACTGGCCGCGCGCGCCGAAGCGCTGCGCGAAGCCGGAGCGGCGCTCGCCGCCGTCAAGAGGGAGCAGGAGCTGGCGCGCCTGCAGGGCCGCATCCACGACATGGCGGGACACCGCATCTATCTGATGCAGCAGTACCTGCAGCGCGGCGGCGAGAATCTCCGCGATCTCGGACGTTTTCTGCCGCTCATATCCGGCCTGATCGACGACCTGCGCGCCGACGTCACGGCGCCCGCCGCGCGGCTGCTGGCCGACCTGCAGCGGTCGTTCGGCTTCGTCGGCGTCGAGCTGACCGTGGAAGGCCGGCTTCCCCGCGACGAACGGCAGGCTGCGGCGCTGATCAAGATCCTGCGCGAAGCGTCGACCAACGCCGTCAAGCACGCGGGGGCCGCGCGCGTCGCCGCGCGCCTCGAACGGAACGCGCGGGGGCTGGTCATGCGCGTCGTCAACGACGGAACGGCCTACGACGCCGCCGCTCCGTTGCGGGAAAACCAGGGGCTCGCCGGCATGCGCCGCCTCGCCGCCGAAGCGGGCGGCACGCTGGAGATCGCGACTTCCCCGCGCTTCACCGTGACCGTGAAGCTGCCGCCGGAAGAGAACGAAGCGTAA
- a CDS encoding Ig-like domain-containing alpha-2-macroglobulin family protein, which produces MRKFFGALLCGLLLAGAAWAANDVTVKSFSPEGEVTANRPQFTVVFSGDVVKSNQLNKPLTGGAVPLKFRPALPGTAKWVKTNQLVFTPSANLQPATRYDADFGPGGLRTAGGTLVAGRQSFTFHRPALSFDRVTIIGTSPDRELTLRLDFNAEVSPVRLRGFLKIFNAAGNSVSYNIQGATPAKEIIVRTSSVYGKSVKVLVEGGLLPDKGDLPQAGGLEATLNVSTETLVTDSNAFMNESGRGRIHVGLNNSVDLTKAKGFIELSPAVPFTLSGAYDGFNIEGDFAPRSRVSVTIRKGLTGQDAEPMKEDFVKAFIFPDMPSFVRFPAAGMFLTPAEAPRVAVESANIGTLEVSAWRLYNNNVPIAALDLDDEGSFTNWAKPLGSKKYAVGGMVNETARRALDLASLGCEGEGVYLIEAKNGDPSTWDSARMLLSVTDTALSARMYKRGLQVWANSISDSKPLADAEVKVYSAKNQLLLNGKTDADGLASFAVAEGWQDDLHPSLVTVEKEGRLSFVKLGVNQLSGRDVDISGAPWNDAYDGMWILPRALWQPGETLEAEAIVRSTVLELPGEFPLNWALTARGIDLASGVMKLDASGTGVISVPIPATVDSGSYSLRLTVPGTQTVVAERAVQIEEFRPPQIETKLQAPKALYPGKEATLELSARYLFGGSGAGLNWELDYTTVPEAYVSKANPGYVFGSEMGKDAGRSSGQIDSGTLDENGAARAVWTPEEDLNAPSIVRAHLRLNVMEASGRWTGSTVSVPIYPTKALIGVMAPKAEIRPNTSAEIGLVAVDPDDKPANLGEVVVEISKVTSRYVMVSDDSGSRMTWQEEFSEPVMDKVTLNGKGKYVFTPKDEGEYRLTFTHKDGRASLRLWVWENWTGSASMGAVMPDRVELKSDKESYLPGATARITVKSPFAGRAILALGSDRPVTVKSFDMADKETTVDVPVTEELLPNGWLTIQVVRPEGADTKPPYRALGALPLKLDLSDRRLNVSVEAPDKAEPGVFSAKIRVADAKGQPAKGTVAVALVDRGILLLSGSDNADPWEYFTRRRGMDGKMCDIYDSLLPIEARGTTLLHPAGGDDAEMYRAKLMANADMMSPVRASDYKPLSIWLPAVELKDGAAEITTQVPEFAGALRVEAIAVDGVALGRAETESKIARPVVIDLTLPRFAAPGDQLQAALNVTAEQGGSASAVVTPAEGLDLNFGGQSEWKDTIALTANKRLELTPLIPTLTARSGSEHGALKASVSLDGRDYESETGLAIRPGWPLTSVVGGGSAGEGTTDIVLPDDWYPGTGNLTLTVSGAPVVDAVSLLETVDTWGFGLDRLVSRGWITLNMPSLLSDEDQDLVNPIENRIAMNTVLAGLASYQLYDGSWSAWRGDGTDEWGSVAALHLLTTVKAAGVIDPSGLNAGTQWLRRYMAEPLPEKNVREAMNARAYGAYVLALGGEAPLGWMNWLEERIGDLDGSGRALLAASYALAGDQEKAQALAGSESSSADAKLSLPEAGFRMLALDAIEPGGAPSRDLAARIAAELAKGGGRRNARDAGGMIMALGVFSTHVVPGPVTAKLFDSDGNEAAVFDGKPAIWRGGKGGTMKLEASGAGSIWYSWTASGVPDKEPRSYSRGLRVERSFVDAKTDKVLNLSSIAFGQEVNMKIKVTATSRPAALRLSALLPAGFETVGAGEMASGEGYSVRSDLRFDRLLLHIDGQGKSFEWKLPLRAVYRGTFSVPPISVEALGNKGIGYLGKADTVTIQ; this is translated from the coding sequence ATGCGCAAATTTTTCGGCGCCCTGCTGTGCGGCCTGCTTCTCGCCGGCGCGGCCTGGGCGGCCAACGATGTGACCGTCAAAAGCTTCTCCCCCGAGGGCGAAGTGACGGCCAACCGCCCCCAGTTCACCGTCGTCTTCAGCGGCGACGTGGTGAAAAGCAACCAGCTGAACAAGCCTCTCACGGGCGGCGCGGTGCCGCTCAAGTTCCGTCCGGCTCTGCCCGGCACGGCCAAGTGGGTGAAGACGAATCAGCTGGTCTTCACGCCGTCCGCCAATCTGCAGCCGGCCACGCGCTATGACGCCGACTTCGGCCCCGGCGGGCTCCGTACCGCCGGCGGTACGCTGGTCGCGGGACGTCAGAGCTTCACGTTCCATCGCCCGGCGCTCAGTTTCGACCGCGTGACCATCATCGGCACGTCGCCCGACCGCGAGTTGACGCTGCGCCTCGACTTCAACGCCGAAGTCTCGCCCGTGCGCCTGCGCGGTTTCCTGAAAATTTTCAACGCTGCCGGCAACTCCGTGAGCTACAACATTCAGGGCGCAACGCCGGCCAAAGAGATCATCGTGCGCACCAGCTCCGTCTACGGCAAGAGCGTCAAAGTCCTCGTCGAGGGCGGCCTGCTGCCCGACAAGGGCGACCTGCCGCAGGCAGGCGGGCTCGAAGCGACGCTGAACGTGTCCACCGAAACGCTGGTGACCGATTCCAACGCCTTCATGAACGAATCCGGCCGCGGACGCATCCACGTCGGCCTGAACAACAGCGTCGACCTGACCAAGGCCAAAGGATTCATCGAGCTCTCTCCCGCCGTTCCCTTCACGCTGAGCGGCGCTTACGACGGCTTCAACATCGAGGGCGACTTCGCCCCCCGCAGCCGCGTTTCGGTGACGATCCGCAAAGGATTGACCGGTCAGGATGCCGAGCCGATGAAAGAGGATTTCGTCAAGGCGTTCATCTTCCCCGATATGCCCTCGTTCGTACGCTTCCCCGCCGCCGGCATGTTCCTCACTCCCGCGGAAGCGCCGCGCGTCGCCGTGGAGAGCGCCAACATCGGAACGCTCGAAGTTTCGGCGTGGCGGCTCTACAACAACAACGTGCCGATCGCCGCGCTCGATCTTGACGACGAGGGCAGCTTTACCAACTGGGCCAAGCCCCTCGGTTCCAAGAAATACGCCGTCGGCGGCATGGTCAACGAGACCGCGCGCCGCGCTCTCGACCTGGCCAGCCTCGGCTGCGAAGGCGAAGGCGTCTACCTGATCGAGGCCAAAAACGGCGATCCCTCCACGTGGGACAGCGCCAGAATGCTCCTCAGCGTCACCGACACGGCGCTATCGGCGCGCATGTACAAGCGCGGCCTGCAGGTCTGGGCCAATTCAATTTCGGACAGCAAGCCGCTGGCCGACGCGGAAGTCAAGGTCTACTCCGCCAAAAACCAGCTGCTTCTGAACGGCAAAACCGACGCCGACGGCCTGGCATCCTTCGCCGTCGCCGAGGGCTGGCAGGACGATCTTCATCCGTCGCTGGTCACCGTCGAAAAAGAAGGACGTCTCTCCTTCGTCAAGCTCGGCGTCAACCAGCTTTCCGGCCGCGATGTCGACATCTCCGGCGCTCCGTGGAACGACGCTTACGACGGCATGTGGATCCTGCCGCGCGCCCTCTGGCAGCCGGGCGAAACGCTCGAGGCCGAGGCGATCGTGCGCAGCACCGTGCTCGAACTGCCCGGCGAATTCCCGCTGAACTGGGCGCTGACCGCCCGCGGCATCGACCTGGCTTCCGGCGTTATGAAGCTCGACGCCAGCGGCACGGGCGTCATCTCCGTACCGATTCCCGCGACGGTCGACAGCGGCTCCTATTCGCTGCGGCTGACCGTCCCCGGCACGCAGACCGTCGTCGCCGAGCGCGCCGTGCAGATCGAGGAGTTCCGTCCGCCTCAGATCGAAACAAAGCTCCAGGCTCCCAAGGCGCTCTATCCCGGGAAAGAAGCCACGCTCGAGCTCAGCGCCCGCTACCTCTTCGGCGGCAGCGGCGCCGGCCTGAACTGGGAACTCGACTACACCACCGTTCCCGAAGCCTACGTTTCCAAGGCGAATCCCGGCTATGTCTTCGGCTCCGAAATGGGCAAGGACGCCGGGCGCTCTTCCGGCCAGATCGACAGCGGCACACTTGACGAAAACGGCGCCGCCCGAGCCGTCTGGACGCCCGAGGAGGATCTGAACGCCCCTTCGATCGTCCGCGCCCATCTGCGTCTCAACGTCATGGAAGCCAGCGGCCGCTGGACCGGCAGCACGGTTTCGGTGCCGATCTATCCCACCAAGGCGCTGATCGGCGTGATGGCCCCCAAGGCGGAAATCCGTCCCAACACGTCCGCCGAGATCGGCCTCGTCGCCGTCGATCCCGACGACAAGCCCGCGAACCTCGGCGAAGTGGTCGTCGAAATCAGCAAAGTCACCAGCCGCTACGTGATGGTCAGCGACGACAGCGGCAGCCGCATGACTTGGCAGGAAGAGTTCTCCGAGCCCGTCATGGACAAGGTCACGCTGAACGGCAAGGGCAAATACGTTTTTACGCCCAAGGACGAAGGCGAATACCGCCTGACCTTCACCCACAAAGACGGGCGCGCTTCGCTGCGCCTCTGGGTATGGGAAAACTGGACCGGTTCCGCCTCCATGGGGGCCGTCATGCCCGACCGCGTCGAGCTGAAGTCCGACAAAGAAAGCTATCTGCCCGGCGCCACGGCGCGGATCACCGTCAAGTCCCCCTTCGCGGGACGCGCCATCCTCGCCCTCGGCAGCGACCGTCCTGTGACGGTCAAGTCTTTCGACATGGCCGACAAGGAAACGACCGTTGACGTTCCCGTCACCGAAGAGCTGCTTCCCAACGGCTGGCTCACGATCCAGGTCGTCCGTCCCGAAGGGGCGGATACCAAGCCGCCGTATCGCGCGCTGGGCGCTCTGCCGCTGAAGCTCGACCTCAGCGACCGCCGCCTGAATGTCTCCGTCGAGGCGCCCGACAAGGCGGAGCCCGGTGTGTTCAGCGCCAAGATCCGCGTCGCCGACGCCAAGGGACAGCCCGCCAAAGGCACCGTGGCCGTCGCTCTCGTCGATCGCGGCATCCTGCTTTTGAGCGGCAGCGACAACGCCGATCCGTGGGAATACTTCACGCGCCGCCGCGGTATGGACGGCAAGATGTGCGACATTTACGACTCGCTGCTGCCCATCGAGGCCCGCGGCACGACGCTGCTCCATCCCGCCGGCGGCGACGACGCCGAGATGTACCGCGCCAAGCTGATGGCCAACGCCGACATGATGTCGCCGGTCCGCGCTTCCGATTACAAACCCCTGTCGATCTGGCTGCCCGCCGTCGAGCTGAAGGACGGCGCGGCGGAGATCACCACGCAAGTGCCCGAGTTTGCCGGCGCGCTTCGCGTCGAAGCGATCGCTGTCGACGGCGTGGCTCTGGGACGCGCCGAGACCGAGTCGAAGATCGCCCGTCCCGTGGTCATCGACCTGACGCTGCCCCGCTTCGCCGCGCCCGGCGACCAGCTCCAGGCGGCGCTTAACGTCACCGCCGAGCAGGGCGGCAGCGCCTCTGCCGTCGTGACTCCCGCAGAAGGGCTCGACCTGAACTTCGGCGGTCAAAGCGAGTGGAAGGATACGATCGCGCTGACGGCCAACAAACGTCTCGAACTGACGCCGCTGATCCCCACGCTGACGGCCCGCAGCGGCAGCGAACATGGCGCTTTGAAGGCTTCCGTCTCTCTGGACGGCCGCGACTATGAGTCCGAAACCGGCCTTGCCATCCGTCCCGGCTGGCCGTTGACTTCCGTGGTCGGCGGCGGCAGCGCCGGCGAAGGAACGACCGACATCGTCCTGCCCGACGACTGGTACCCCGGTACGGGCAACCTGACGCTGACCGTTTCCGGCGCGCCCGTGGTCGACGCGGTCTCGCTGCTCGAGACGGTCGATACGTGGGGGTTCGGCCTTGATCGTCTCGTCTCGCGCGGCTGGATCACGCTGAACATGCCCAGCCTGCTCAGCGACGAAGATCAGGATCTGGTCAACCCAATCGAAAACCGCATCGCCATGAACACCGTCCTCGCCGGTCTGGCGAGCTATCAGCTCTACGACGGCTCGTGGAGCGCCTGGCGCGGCGACGGCACCGACGAATGGGGCTCGGTGGCCGCCCTGCACCTGCTGACGACCGTCAAAGCCGCCGGCGTCATCGACCCCTCGGGTCTGAACGCCGGAACTCAGTGGCTGCGCCGTTACATGGCCGAGCCGCTGCCGGAAAAGAACGTGCGCGAAGCCATGAACGCCCGCGCCTATGGCGCCTACGTGCTGGCGCTGGGCGGCGAAGCGCCGCTGGGCTGGATGAACTGGCTCGAAGAGCGCATCGGCGATCTGGACGGCTCCGGCCGCGCGCTGCTGGCCGCCAGCTACGCCCTTGCCGGCGATCAAGAAAAAGCCCAGGCGCTGGCCGGTTCGGAATCCTCCTCAGCTGACGCCAAGCTGTCGCTGCCCGAAGCCGGATTCAGGATGCTGGCGCTCGACGCCATCGAACCCGGCGGAGCGCCCAGCCGCGATCTCGCGGCCCGCATCGCCGCGGAACTGGCCAAGGGCGGCGGACGCCGCAACGCCCGCGACGCCGGCGGCATGATCATGGCGCTCGGCGTGTTCTCCACCCATGTCGTCCCCGGCCCCGTCACGGCCAAGTTGTTCGACTCCGACGGCAACGAAGCGGCGGTCTTCGACGGCAAACCCGCGATCTGGCGCGGCGGCAAGGGCGGGACCATGAAGCTCGAAGCCAGCGGCGCCGGTTCGATCTGGTACTCCTGGACCGCCAGCGGCGTGCCCGACAAGGAGCCGCGCAGCTACAGCCGCGGCCTGCGCGTGGAGCGCAGCTTCGTCGACGCCAAGACGGACAAAGTTCTCAATCTGTCCTCGATCGCTTTCGGCCAGGAAGTGAACATGAAGATCAAGGTCACCGCCACGTCGCGCCCCGCAGCGCTGCGGCTGAGCGCTCTGCTTCCCGCCGGCTTCGAAACGGTCGGCGCCGGCGAAATGGCTTCCGGCGAAGGCTACTCCGTCCGTTCCGACCTGCGCTTCGACCGTTTGCTGCTCCACATCGACGGGCAGGGCAAGAGCTTCGAATGGAAACTGCCGCTCCGCGCCGTCTACCGCGGCACGTTCTCCGTACCGCCCATTTCCGTCGAGGCGCTGGGCAACAAGGGCATCGGTTACCTCGGCAAGGCCGACACGGTGACCATTCAGTAA
- the pbpC gene encoding penicillin-binding protein 1C — MGGLFLCASLAAAAAGWRYWNRLGRLEPIEARLSSWPRSTVVRDCKGTMLSVTMSEDGEFCLPVLLSEMGRWMPLVVVEVEDRRFWSHGGVDWLGVLRAAKDNLLAGKVRSGASTITSQVIRLCWPAERNLKNKLREFAQAAQLEKVISKEEILQTYLNMIPLGSNLRGVEAASLAWFRRSARDLTIAQAALLAVMVKGPTAYRPDLHPKAARQRRNWAISLLRERGKITDWQARSAMAEPLPEKISPLPADEWVFCQKVISLTEENDITSTLDRNAQKVLRAALLDALASQDDAVTAAGVLIENNTGAVRAYVPNARWGMKGAPAGWVDCASSLRSPGSALKPFAYAMAFEDGALTPASLMADTPLTLSGRAPRNFDRIYRGPVSAANALVDSLNVPAVRVLRAEGGERLLQKLRNLGFAALTQSAAHYGDSLVLGGCEVSPLQLARAVTALARRGRLIESRFIESEPLSERDVYSAESAWITTNILADPARMPTLLRSVDPSRGQIAFKTGTSYGLRDAWTAGWNDRWSLVVWLGDPRGEPHPELVGLGAAAPAVLKALRALPPGGFGAPPAGVSSRNVCALSGLPPTELCPRTVKEYFIPGVSPSGVCPMHRLEKGKVVVVWPQELSVYMESSREKRTELTIASPLADAAYLMHEEDAKLVFRAEGTGEFFWFVDGKYAGRGTADRPCLWPMTPGRHRLSVTDSLGRQKAISFSVYTLDDNPSRQLPDLAPLD, encoded by the coding sequence ATGGGAGGATTGTTCCTCTGCGCGTCGCTCGCGGCCGCCGCAGCCGGTTGGCGTTATTGGAACCGGCTCGGCCGGCTCGAGCCGATCGAGGCGCGCCTTTCGTCCTGGCCCCGTTCCACGGTCGTGCGCGACTGCAAAGGGACGATGCTCAGCGTGACCATGTCGGAGGACGGGGAGTTTTGTCTCCCCGTCCTTCTTTCTGAGATGGGGCGCTGGATGCCGCTCGTCGTCGTCGAAGTGGAGGACCGGCGTTTCTGGTCGCACGGCGGCGTGGACTGGCTGGGCGTTTTGCGCGCCGCCAAAGACAATCTGCTGGCCGGGAAGGTGCGCTCCGGCGCCTCGACAATCACCAGCCAGGTGATCCGCCTCTGCTGGCCGGCCGAACGCAATCTGAAAAACAAGCTGCGCGAGTTCGCCCAGGCGGCTCAGCTGGAAAAAGTCATATCGAAAGAAGAAATCCTGCAAACCTACCTGAACATGATCCCTCTCGGCAGCAACCTGCGCGGCGTCGAAGCGGCCTCGCTGGCCTGGTTCCGGCGCTCGGCCCGCGATCTGACCATCGCACAGGCGGCGCTGCTGGCCGTGATGGTCAAGGGGCCGACCGCTTACCGTCCCGACCTGCACCCCAAAGCGGCGCGGCAGCGTCGCAACTGGGCCATTTCGCTGCTGCGCGAACGCGGCAAGATCACCGACTGGCAGGCGCGCTCCGCCATGGCCGAACCTCTGCCGGAAAAAATTTCGCCGCTGCCGGCCGACGAGTGGGTCTTCTGCCAGAAAGTCATCAGCCTGACAGAAGAGAATGACATTACGTCCACGCTCGACCGCAACGCGCAGAAAGTCCTCCGCGCCGCGCTGCTCGACGCGCTGGCCTCGCAGGACGACGCCGTCACGGCGGCCGGAGTGCTGATCGAAAACAACACCGGCGCCGTACGCGCCTACGTGCCCAACGCCCGCTGGGGCATGAAAGGCGCTCCCGCCGGCTGGGTGGACTGCGCCTCGTCTCTGCGCTCCCCCGGCTCGGCGCTGAAACCGTTCGCTTACGCCATGGCCTTCGAGGACGGCGCGCTTACGCCCGCCTCGCTGATGGCCGACACGCCGCTGACGCTTTCGGGACGAGCGCCGCGCAACTTCGACCGCATCTATCGCGGCCCCGTCAGCGCCGCCAACGCGCTGGTCGATTCGCTCAACGTCCCCGCCGTGCGCGTCCTGCGCGCGGAAGGCGGCGAACGCCTGCTGCAGAAACTGCGGAATCTCGGCTTCGCGGCGCTGACGCAGAGCGCCGCACATTACGGCGACTCGCTCGTGCTGGGCGGCTGCGAAGTGTCGCCGCTCCAGCTCGCCCGCGCCGTTACCGCGCTGGCGCGCCGTGGGCGGCTGATCGAGAGCCGCTTCATCGAAAGCGAGCCTCTTTCGGAACGCGATGTCTATTCCGCCGAAAGCGCCTGGATCACCACCAACATCCTCGCCGATCCGGCACGGATGCCGACGCTGCTGCGATCCGTCGATCCGTCGCGCGGGCAGATCGCCTTCAAGACCGGCACCTCCTACGGTCTGCGCGACGCCTGGACGGCCGGCTGGAACGACCGCTGGTCGCTGGTCGTGTGGCTGGGCGATCCGCGCGGCGAACCGCATCCCGAACTCGTCGGCCTCGGCGCGGCCGCGCCCGCCGTATTGAAAGCGCTCCGCGCCCTGCCGCCGGGAGGTTTCGGCGCGCCGCCGGCCGGCGTGTCGTCCCGCAACGTCTGCGCCCTGTCCGGACTGCCGCCCACGGAGCTCTGCCCTCGGACCGTCAAGGAATATTTCATTCCCGGCGTTTCGCCGTCCGGCGTCTGCCCCATGCACCGGCTGGAAAAAGGCAAAGTGGTGGTCGTCTGGCCGCAGGAACTGTCCGTCTACATGGAAAGCTCGCGCGAAAAGCGCACCGAGCTGACCATCGCTTCGCCGCTGGCCGACGCAGCCTATCTGATGCACGAGGAGGACGCCAAACTGGTCTTCCGCGCCGAAGGCACCGGCGAGTTCTTCTGGTTCGTCGACGGCAAATATGCCGGCCGCGGCACGGCGGACCGCCCCTGCCTGTGGCCGATGACGCCGGGGCGTCACCGCCTTTCCGTGACCGACTCGCTGGGGCGGCAGAAAGCGATCTCCTTCTCCGTTTACACGCTGGACGACAATCCCAGCCGGCAGCTCCCCGACCTGGCGCCGCTCGATTGA